The Deinococcus yavapaiensis KR-236 genome segment CTGCTCGCTTTTCGCCCAGCGCAAGAAGTTCCCCGTGTACCCCTGGTCCGCCCAGACGTGTCGCAGGTTCGGGTACTCGTCGTGCAAGCCTTCCAACACCAGCTTGCCGCCGTCTCGGTCCTGCACGTCGGCCGGATGCACCGCGACACGAAGGATCAGGCCGAGCGTGTCGACGAGGATGTGCCGCTTGCGGCCGTTGCGGCCGTTGACCTTCTTGGCACCGTCGAAACCTCGCGCACCGCCCGCTTCGGTGGTCTTGGCGCTTTGCGAGTCGATGATGCCCGCGGTGGGTTGAGCGTTGCGGCCGAGTCGCACGTGGAGCAACTCGCGGAAGTGCGTGTGCAAGGTCTCCCACGTGCCGTTCAGCTGCCAACGACGGTACAGGGCGTATGCGGTGGTCCACTTAGGAAAGTCAGCGGGCAGGAAGCGCCACGCGCAGCCGGTCTTGAGGACGTAGAGCATGGCGCCCTCGAGGTTGCGGCGATTGAGGACACGTGGTCGGCCTGTGTCAAAGGGACCGGGGAGTTGCGGTTCGAGCAAAGCCCATTCAGCGTCGGTGAGGTCGCTTGGATAGGAGGTCGACATGCTTCACGGTACGGTGAATAAGTGCGTACAGGACGACTCGGAGTCGTTCATATACGCACTTTAGGTCGTGTCGGCCAAGGGTCGGTGCTACGCCAGCGTCCGCTGCATCACCCACGTGCCCGGCTGCGCCTCGAACCCCAAACGGCGATTCACCGCCAGCATCGGCGCGTTGATGCTCAGGTTATTCGTGATCATCCTCGAAAACCCCGCCGCACGCACCCGACGAATCACGTCCACCTTCAACGCCCGCGCCAAGCCCATCGCCCGATCTTCGGGTGCCACCCCCGCCATGGCGTTGTACGCCCCGTGCGGAAGCGACGCCATCACGCTGAATCCCAACCATTCCTCGCCGCGCGTCGCCAGCACGATCCACTCGGGTCGAACCTCCGGTGCTTCGCGCAGCATGCCCCGTGACTGCTCCACCGGCAGGCGCAGCATCCCTCGATAGTCCGGCGTCTCCTGGGTGCGGTCGGCGTTGAAGTCGTACAACCGCGACCAATTCGCCTCGTCGCTCCCCAGCGTCCGCATGTCCTCGAAAGTAATTCCGGCGTCGGCGACGCGCTGTGTCACATCGGCGTGTGCGGCTTCATCGAAGGTGGTGAGGTCGAGGGTGGACTCGAAGCGGTGGAAGTGCAGCGTGAAGCCTCGCCGCTGCGCCCAGGCCCGTCCTTCAGGGTTGACGTCGCGCACGCTGACTTCCAATGTGCGCCCACTTTGCGCGAGCGCCGTCTCATACGCGTGCTTGAACAACGCCTCGCCGTACCCGCGTCGTCGCGCGTCAGGCGCGACGACCGGGCGCATCATGAACACGCCCGGCCGCATGGCGTTGGTGAAGAGCACGGCGGTGCCTTGCACGCGTCCCTCGGCGTCTTCGAGGACGAGGCGCTGAAAGGAGCTGGCGATCTGCCGAGGAAAGCGTTCAGCCTCGACGAACGCTTGCGGCGTGTACAGGTAGGTCTCGTCGGTGTTGAGGATGGTGACGTACGCGGCGAGATCGCCGGGGTGCGCGTCACGAATGGTGTACGACGTGGGCTGCGTCGTCATGCCTCAGCATGCGCTCTTAAACGCACCTCGTTCTCCCCGTGCCCTCCACAGCTTCGGTTCAAAGGGACCTTCCTTTAAAAACACTTCAACATGTGCGTCAAGTCGCGAGGGTCCATGTTGAAGGTCACCCAAAACGACCAGTCATCCTTCGACACCGCGATGTACACGTCGCTCGGCGAAAAGAGGCCCTTGATTTGCCCCATGCACACCGCGTTTCGAGGCACGGGATCTCCAGCGACTTGAGCATTGTAGAGACTTCCGTGCCGAATCAGCGACCGCATGGCCGCCGGGTAATACACGTACACGTTCGTGAGTGGCACGGTGGATGTGGAATTCGAGCTGCGGCTGACTTCCAACGTCAAGCACAGCGGTCGCACCGGCGCGTTCCAGTACTTCTCGCATATCAAACGAACGCCGAGGAGGCGATCATCACCGGCTGGCAGCGAGCGGTACGCACGCGAAACCGCGGCAGTGAAGCCGTCGAACGTCGCTTGATCCTCGATTTTCCATTGCCGCTGCCGCTTGAGTGCCGCAACTTGATCGCGTGAAAGACGCGAAGTATGCAACGTGTAATGCGTCTGGCCGTCGCCACCGGCATCGTACTTGTCACACTCGCCGACCAAAGCGCCTTGCGGCGTCTCCTTGAGCACGATGGGCAATCCATTCTCGTCGCAGTCGAGGTCAGTGTACGCGACGTGCTGCCCAGAAAATTGCCAGAAGAACGCGCTCATCAGCTGATCGCGCAATTTCAATGGCGATCCCTTGTACCGAAGGCGTAACTCTGCACTGCCTTCGCGTTCGAGCGGTTTGTACACGAACAACGATCCCTCGAGTAACGCTGGCGTTCGAAGAGCAGCGAAGTCATGCTCCGCATTCATCGTGACGAGGGAGCAGTCGAATTGCTGACACCACGTGTCACGTAACGCCGATGAAGCTGGCCGCGTCAAGGTCCGCAAAGGTGTGGTGGACGTGGCTCCTGGGAGATACGTGATGGTGTACGCAATGTACTCCGTCTCCGCCGTAAGTTTTGCGTCCGTGATCAGGTTCGCTTCGCCTTTGTTCACCCAATACACGCTGCATTCAAGTGTGATGTCTGCCCGCCGCGTCGCGTCACGCTGCTCGATGACGGAAGGACACGAGCTGAATGACGAGCGCGTTCCCAGCATGGCCTGCGTATACTGCGCGAGGATGCTCTTTCCTTGGAGCGTGCTCGCAAACGCTCGCTCCATCATCAATTGACTTATGTAGAATTGAAAGGAAAGCTTGCCGGACATCAGGATGTCATCGCCGACCAAACCGAACGTGACCGGATGGTCCTTTAAGCGGTACATCACCGATGAGCTGCCGTCCTCATTTCCGCCGGTCGTTTTGAATTGACAAGCGAACGTCTTGCAAAACGCGTTGCGAAGGGCGGCGGTCGTGAATTCGTCGTCGGTTAACGTGGCGAATTGATGAGGTAGGAAGGGCGGGGCGGCCGCGCCGACGGGCGAACTTGGCTTACCTGGGGTGTAGAACCGTGCGGAGGCGTACTGCGTCGAGACGATTGGGAAGATGTCCGATCCGAGGACGATGGCGAACGTGGCGCTGGCCGCCGCGGGATACTGCGCTTTGGAGGAAATCACGAGGTTCGTGCCGAGCAAAGCGATTCGCGTGAGCTTGGCCGCCGCTGGATCTTCCGCCGTGACGATCCATAAGCCTTTCCCGGTGACGGCGCTGACGTACGCGGTGACGCTGGTGTTCGGCTCGGGTTTCATTTCGCCGCGCCACTCGTACTTGTACGCTGGGCGCTGCAACGACTCGACGAGGCGACGCACCGCGGCGTTCTTCTCTGCGGCGGGAACCGTGTACACCTCGAGCCAGCGGTACGTTAACGAGCGATCGGTGTACCGCGGGTTGTCGAGCCTGCCTTCTTTGATGGATCGGTACACGCTGCCGCACACGGGCGTGAAGCCTTGCAGGATGGACGGAACGGCCTTGTTCGCCATGGTGCCTGGCACGGCTGGGCAAGCGCCCGCGGTGACGCACAAAGTAAAGACAAGGCAGAAGAAGAGCGTGGTGCGAAGGGAAACGAGCATGTGGAGGTCCTTTCGGCGGTGAACACTTACGCTGGATTGACGTCCCCTCAAAATACTTCTCATCGACTAATGGGAAGGCGCAACTGCCTCACCGAGGCGCTCGTGCAGTGCCGCACCTGCTTGCCATGCTTTCCGGATATGCTGCCATCGTGACGTCCGCGTACCCCATCGAGTTGGACGGCACCGATGAAGTCGGCGCGTCCGCCTACCTGTACCTGCTGCCGGAAGGCAACCTCCTTGTCGACGCGGGCCTACGGCCGGGCGTGGTGGGGGATATGGTCTTGTCGAAGCTTGAGGTGCTCGAGGGGCACCTACCAACGGCCATGGTGCTGACGCACGCGCACCCTGATCACTTCACAGTGTTACTGGGCGACCTGCAGACAACCTTCGATCTGGCCGCCCGGCACGGCTGGCGGGCGACCGTTGACGTCGAACAGCCAGACGATGACGTCTCCCTACTTCCTCGTGCGTGTTGGAATCAACCGACGCCGAGCGAAACCGGAAGCCGCCCGTGACCGCCCTGCCGACGGCCGCGCTGGACAGCAAGTCTTGCGCCAAGCGCGGTTAGAGTCATCGTTCTACTTCTCCTGCCGCAACCCGGAACACTTTCGTCACCCAGGGTGCTTAGGGTGCTACGTTCGGTCGCGCAGCCAAGGCAGCGGATTGAGCGCTGGGAAGCGGTACGGGCCGTTCGCGTCGTACCGTTCGAACACGGCGAAATGCAGGTGAGGTGGCGTCGTCTCCGCGGCGCCCGAGTCACCCACCGTGCCCAGCACCGTCGAGGTCGTCACCCGCTGCCCTTCGCGCAGGGTGGTCGCCACGTCGTTCAGGTGCGCGTAGTAGTAGCGCCACCCGCCCGCGCCGAGAACGTACACCCAGCGGCGGCGGCAGTCACTGCTGCCGATCCGCCAGATGATTCCCAAGGTGGCGGACCGGGGTGCCTTTCCTGGCGAAGATGTCTTGCCCAGCGTGACGTAACCTACCGGATCGCGCGGCATTCCGGGTGTTCACGACTTGCGCCAACCGAATGCCGTCGACCGGCTTGAACAGCACGGGGTCATGTGATGAGCAGGGACTGCGCGAGTTGCGGGAGACGAGCGAGAGCTTAGTCCCACAGACGCTCGCGAGCTGGGTCCTCTTTCGGTTCCGGTTGGCATAAGGGAGCGGTCGCTGCAAGCGCTCGCCGCCCGGCGGCGAGCAGCGCCACGACGGTGAAGACCCGCTAGTTGGACAGCACGCAGTGATCATATCGGGCGAATGTAAAGCATCAATAGAGGCGGCCGCGTGCTCCGGATAGGACGTGAGACGGAGCTCGACTCGCACCCTACGCGGACGCGCTGTCCGACCTTCCTGGGAGACGGACCGAGGGCTTCGGCACGCTCGGCACCACGCCCCCTGCTGCCGTCGAATGGAGCTGACCGGAGCGCCTAACAATGGAATCAAGATGGAATCAAGATTGTCATCTTGGGGTATACCCTAACCTCACGCCCGGCAATGGCTTAGAAGTGCATCAGGATAGGGTTTGTTTCGGCATTCTTGACACGTGAAGTTGGAAGTGTGAGAGCTCAACTTGACGTTCTCGACGGTAGTGCCGCAAGCCGCACGAACTCAAAGCCTTCGATGCCCGAAGGTTCGGAGCGAGCGATGCTACTCGCCCGATTCCTTCCGACCGCTACAGCAGAAACTCGTGCTCTTCGCTAGCGTTTCCTCGCCAACCGTCATTGAACACGTAGTAAGTTGCCTGTCCCTCTGGGTGTTGAATGGCGTGCAACACCGGGTCGCCGTCCAAGTTCTCGATCACGTACAGCCAATACCGTTCGCCGTACTTGCGTGCGGCTGCAAGTTGATTGCGGCTCAACGTGACCCCGCGTTCGCCCCACGGACCGCTGGTCGTTTTGAGCTCGATGTGGCGAACGGTGCCGTCCTCGGCTTGAGAGAAGATGTCGTAGCCCGCACCGGTGTCGCCCGAGCAATCTTCAGGAGTACGGGCGTGCTGCCTTTCGTACTCCATCGCGTATTGCATGCCGCGGCGGTCGACCTTCTGTGCGTGCGCTTCCGTCGCGACGTCTTCACGCGAGCCTTGATACACGTACACGTAGTTCTTGAATTGCCGCTGAGGCAAACGAGTGCCCGGCGAAGACGACCCCGCGGGCGTTTTGGGTGACCCCGATGACGGTTGGTGCCCGTCACGCCGCGTCGAGGGGGGTGGACCTGCGAACGGGCTGGGGCCGCTCGGCTGAGAAAAGGCAGGCTGAGAAGAGGTACCTTTTGCTGCATTTGACGCGCTGTTGCTCTGTTCTCCGATTGGTCCAAGCGAGAATTGTCCAGCCGAAGGTGTGGTTGCCGCCGAAGATGACGGCGGTGCTGCACGGTTCGTGCCTTCGGACGGCGTCTTGTTGCCACTTGCGCTGGCGTTCGCTGGCGTCGACGTCGCCTTGTCGCTGGTCGAGGAGCGCGTGAGCGAAGGGTCCGCTCGGTCGGCAGCGGGTGCAGCTTGATTCGTCGAGACGGCGCCGGGCACGTGCTGTGGCTTGAACTCCTCTGGAAGGTCCGGAAATTTTCCGACGTTCAACCTTTGATTGGCTTCTTCGGGTGAGGCGCTCGACCAAATGATGAACAACGTCGTCTGAGCGGCGCCGGTCGGTAATGTGAAAGCTTCGGCGAGCGCTTCACTGCCGAGTTCCGGGCGCGCGTCTGCGACGAGCAACCGTCTGGTCGAGGCATCGAATGCCGCCTCGAGGACGCACGACGACGAGATGCTGAAGCCTGGACCTTTCGCGATGACCGTCGCGTTGATCGTTCCTGTCTGAACGAACCGCAAGCTTTGAAGGAGTGCTCGTTTCTCTTCGAAAGTCGCTTGCCCAAACTCCTTGAACAACAGCCGCAACAGCACGAGGGCGTACCGATTCAGGCGGCCGTCGAGGCTCGGCATCGAATGCTCGATTGTTCCGGTGCGCGGGCGGTACTGGACGACATGACTTTCGCTGAGGGCAGCCACCCCAAGGGCCCCGAGAAACGCGCGGTTCGCGTGACCTTCCCTCAGGTACACCGCGTGCGTGAGTGGAAAATCGAATTGCTCATGCCACGAGCGCGGCATGTCGCGGTGTAGGGCGTTGTGTGGGTAGGCGAGTGCACCGAGTCCTGCGCCAGGACCCGTCACGGGAACGAGCCGTTGTCCGCGCAAGGCCGCCATCAAGTGCTCTTGCTCGTCGGCCTTCAACGCGCCGTACGCACGGGCAAGTTCGTGAAAGCAGCGTTCCGCAACTTTGAAGTCCTCCGCTTCGGGAATCTGGCTTTCCGAGTACTTGCTGGCGATTTTCAAGAGGACGTCTCGGTACGTGGCCATGTCGGGAACTTCGCGCACGCCGAGACGTTTGACGAGTTGTTTGAACGCGCCGCCTTTGATGTTAAGGGTGTGGCGCCAACGCCCCAAGCCTGGATCTTTGAGGAAGAACGCGTGCGGCACGTCGTAACGCGTGTCATTCGAGCTGTCGCAGTACGAGAACAACCTCAAGGACTGCAAAACGGCCACGTCCGCGTCTTGTAGGCGCTCGGCTTGTGCGTCGAGCCAATTCAGTGCTCCATTCGAGGGACCGTGCCCTGCGTCGTTCAGCTTTTTGACGTGTGCTGCGAACTGCGCCAAGGTCGGGACCATGAACCGCAACGCCTTGAGGTTTTCGCCGCGCCGCTTCTTCGGGAGCGGCAAGGCGCAGTACTCGACGCCGACCGGCGTGCCGATCAAGTCTTTGCGGTCGAGCGTGTACAACTGCCCCGGCTGCCTCCAAGCAGTTCGCTGCTCGTTGGGAAGCCACGCGACGACGGAAAGAAACTGCGCGAGCGTCGTCGACGAGTGCTCCAAGGTGTACTCGAGGATTTTGGCCCGCAACGCGATTGCCGCATCCGTGAGGCGTTCCTGCACCCTGAGTTTCATTTGCGCGACGATGTCCGACTCGCCAGCCGTGGTTCGCACGCCGAGTTCCATCATCAAGCCACGAGCACCCGACGCGCTGTACCGGTCTTGGTCGTACGCCGGGTAGTCGCCGCCGAACAACTGGTCCATCAAGTCGTTCGGGAAGTAACAAGCGTCGGGCTGACGCCACTGTCCATCGCGGCACTCCACGCATGCGCGCCCCTTCCACGCGGTGAGGTTGACCGCTTGGTAGTGCTTGGCGAGATGCTCGACGATTGGGCGGCGCAACGCGGCGTGGGCGTCGAAGAATTCCGGGAGCAACTTGCCGTAATACGTGGGAGCGTCGAGCGGGTCGAAGTTCAAACGCTCGAGGAGGACGGGAAAACTCCTGAGAGACTTGACGTCGAGCACTTCGCGCACCCCGAACGGGTCGTCGACGCCCATGGGCAGCACGATGTTCGTTCCATGGGCGAAGGCGCCACGTTGAGTGCGGTAGATCGGTAGTGTGCGCAACACGCGACCGCCCAAGGTCGAAGTACGTTCCAGGAAGCGGTACGCACCGCCCACGTGCCAACCGCTTTGAACACGCGTTGTAATGGACGCAGGCGTTTCCTTCGAAAGCGCCTCGCACAAATCGTCGGGGCGAAAGTCGGGCACGCGTTCGCGCAGCCACGACGGCAGCGCTTGCAGCCACGTATCGGCCGCTCGACTCGAGTCCATCAACCACGGCCGCACGGTGTCGAGGAATTCCGGCGGGCACGTGCGAACGTCTCGAATCGGTCGAGGGTCCTGATTCACGTTGAGGGCGAGGTGCAGCGCGTCGACCACAGCAACAGCAGCGTCGACTTCCGCCCGCTCGTGTTTTCTGAGCGTGTCGAGGTACGCGAGGAACACCGATAGAATTTCAAGGGCGGGTTGGGATTCGGCGGCGAGCCACGTTGGGCGGGCGCTGAACAAAATCTTGAGGGCTTCGAAGAACACGGCCGCATTCAACTCGTCTGCTTGCAGCTTGCTGAATACCTTCGCGTACCGTGCGTGCCGTTCGGGTGGCAAGACCCACCCGACGTGCCGCGCGATCACGTCGGTGAGGGTGGCGTCGTGCGGGTGCTTTACGGTCAAGAAGGACGCGTGGGACACCCACGCGCCGTTCCGACCTTCGAACAACGCCAGGTCCCGATACGCTTGGTAGCAGGCACTCCAAGCGCGATCCGCGAAGGTGGCGAGGGGTGACGACGTGCCGCGCAGTTGCTGCGCGCCTCGCTCCACTCCAGCCGTGAACTCGTATGTTGCCTCGGCACCGCCATGGGCCTTCAAGTCCTCCAGCACGGCGGGCATGGCGGAAGCGGCGTGTTGAAGCAGGCGGTCGTTCCATGCGCGCTTGTCTGCCTCATCCCACAGCAAGCTCTTGCGGTCCGTGTTCGGATAGAAGTCGGCGTTGACGTGCAGCGGCAGGTGGGTCGCTTCGCGCGTGGGAAGGTAGGCGTACAAGCGCCCTTGAAAGTCGGGCGTGGCGTGCAGCGGGTAGGCCAGGGTCAAATCGGGCTTGCGCTTTCGCCGCCACGCTTCGACTTTCAAATCATGTGTGAGGGTGACGTCGAGTCGCCGGAAGGTCGTAATGCTCCCGTCGCTGCCCGCGAGGCGAATGGTTCGGCTGTCGGGCCGCTCGATCTGCACCGTGAACGTCGGTTGCCCGTCTCGCAAAAGCGTGAGGGTGTTGAGGCGGCGGAGGAACACGCCGCACTCCATAAAGGCGACGCGAGCCTCCTGAATGAAGTTGGGCAGCGCTTCGCGCGCGACAGGTAGCGCTTCGAGGGCTGTACGCACGTCCGAGGGCGTGTCGGCCCAAGGCAGGCGGAACGTCGAGGGCCAAGGGTGAGAGACGTTCGTGGTTCGGTATGTTTTGCCGTCGAGCGGCGACAAGGTGCGGCGCTCGTTTCTCGAGTACACCTCCGGCTGGTCGGTGATTTGGTAAACGCTGACGAAGCCGACGCCGAACGAGCCGATGGTGTCCTCGTCGTAGCGCTTGGAGCCTGCGCCGATGCTGGAGATGGCCGCAAAATTCTCGTCGGTGAACTGGCCGTCGTTACCGACCCAAAGGGCGTCGTCACGAAAGTCGAGCCAGAAGCGCGTGGCCGCTCGGCCTTCGAGGTCGCGGGCATCTTCGGCGTTTTGCAAGAGTTCCTGCACGACGGTTCGGAAGCCTTGCAAAGTCTTGAGGTCCTTGCGAAGGCCGCCAAGAAGGTCGTAGCCGTACGAGAGCACCTCGCTGGCCGTGTCGATGGTCATGTCCTCATGGTACGAAGCGTGTAGCTCGCGCGCGCCGGAAATGAGCAGTCTGCTGCGCCGAGTCGAGCGCTCGAAGGTGGCGAGCAAAGGTCGCAATTTGGTTGCGTCTGCCTTCCAAAAAACGTGGTGGTCTGAGAATACTTCTTCTCAGACCACCACGCAGTCCCGCAACTTATCGCCCTACATCTCTTTCACCTGAACGGCTTCGCGTCAGGCACCACGTGTTCGGCTGAGCAAGCGGCTGATCGTGGCAGGGTGGACGTCAAAGAGGCGTGCGGCGGCCGCGGGCGTGTAGCGGCCTTCTGCGATGCCGCGCACGATTTCTCGTTGTTGGTGTGGCGTGAGTTTGGGGCGTCGTCCGCCGACGCGACCTTCCGCACGGGCAACGGCGAGCCCGGCCTTCGTGCGTTCGCGAATCATGGCCCGCTCGTAC includes the following:
- a CDS encoding IS5 family transposase; translation: MSTSYPSDLTDAEWALLEPQLPGPFDTGRPRVLNRRNLEGAMLYVLKTGCAWRFLPADFPKWTTAYALYRRWQLNGTWETLHTHFRELLHVRLGRNAQPTAGIIDSQSAKTTEAGGARGFDGAKKVNGRNGRKRHILVDTLGLILRVAVHPADVQDRDGGKLVLEGLHDEYPNLRHVWADQGYTGNFLRWAKSEQ
- a CDS encoding GNAT family N-acetyltransferase encodes the protein MTTQPTSYTIRDAHPGDLAAYVTILNTDETYLYTPQAFVEAERFPRQIASSFQRLVLEDAEGRVQGTAVLFTNAMRPGVFMMRPVVAPDARRRGYGEALFKHAYETALAQSGRTLEVSVRDVNPEGRAWAQRRGFTLHFHRFESTLDLTTFDEAAHADVTQRVADAGITFEDMRTLGSDEANWSRLYDFNADRTQETPDYRGMLRLPVEQSRGMLREAPEVRPEWIVLATRGEEWLGFSVMASLPHGAYNAMAGVAPEDRAMGLARALKVDVIRRVRAAGFSRMITNNLSINAPMLAVNRRLGFEAQPGTWVMQRTLA
- a CDS encoding MBL fold metallo-hydrolase, with amino-acid sequence MTSAYPIELDGTDEVGASAYLYLLPEGNLLVDAGLRPGVVGDMVLSKLEVLEGHLPTAMVLTHAHPDHFTVLLGDLQTTFDLAARHGWRATVDVEQPDDDVSLLPRACWNQPTPSETGSRP
- a CDS encoding M23 family metallopeptidase; amino-acid sequence: MGIIWRIGSSDCRRRWVYVLGAGGWRYYYAHLNDVATTLREGQRVTTSTVLGTVGDSGAAETTPPHLHFAVFERYDANGPYRFPALNPLPWLRDRT
- a CDS encoding DUF3883 domain-containing protein, with amino-acid sequence MTIDTASEVLSYGYDLLGGLRKDLKTLQGFRTVVQELLQNAEDARDLEGRAATRFWLDFRDDALWVGNDGQFTDENFAAISSIGAGSKRYDEDTIGSFGVGFVSVYQITDQPEVYSRNERRTLSPLDGKTYRTTNVSHPWPSTFRLPWADTPSDVRTALEALPVAREALPNFIQEARVAFMECGVFLRRLNTLTLLRDGQPTFTVQIERPDSRTIRLAGSDGSITTFRRLDVTLTHDLKVEAWRRKRKPDLTLAYPLHATPDFQGRLYAYLPTREATHLPLHVNADFYPNTDRKSLLWDEADKRAWNDRLLQHAASAMPAVLEDLKAHGGAEATYEFTAGVERGAQQLRGTSSPLATFADRAWSACYQAYRDLALFEGRNGAWVSHASFLTVKHPHDATLTDVIARHVGWVLPPERHARYAKVFSKLQADELNAAVFFEALKILFSARPTWLAAESQPALEILSVFLAYLDTLRKHERAEVDAAVAVVDALHLALNVNQDPRPIRDVRTCPPEFLDTVRPWLMDSSRAADTWLQALPSWLRERVPDFRPDDLCEALSKETPASITTRVQSGWHVGGAYRFLERTSTLGGRVLRTLPIYRTQRGAFAHGTNIVLPMGVDDPFGVREVLDVKSLRSFPVLLERLNFDPLDAPTYYGKLLPEFFDAHAALRRPIVEHLAKHYQAVNLTAWKGRACVECRDGQWRQPDACYFPNDLMDQLFGGDYPAYDQDRYSASGARGLMMELGVRTTAGESDIVAQMKLRVQERLTDAAIALRAKILEYTLEHSSTTLAQFLSVVAWLPNEQRTAWRQPGQLYTLDRKDLIGTPVGVEYCALPLPKKRRGENLKALRFMVPTLAQFAAHVKKLNDAGHGPSNGALNWLDAQAERLQDADVAVLQSLRLFSYCDSSNDTRYDVPHAFFLKDPGLGRWRHTLNIKGGAFKQLVKRLGVREVPDMATYRDVLLKIASKYSESQIPEAEDFKVAERCFHELARAYGALKADEQEHLMAALRGQRLVPVTGPGAGLGALAYPHNALHRDMPRSWHEQFDFPLTHAVYLREGHANRAFLGALGVAALSESHVVQYRPRTGTIEHSMPSLDGRLNRYALVLLRLLFKEFGQATFEEKRALLQSLRFVQTGTINATVIAKGPGFSISSSCVLEAAFDASTRRLLVADARPELGSEALAEAFTLPTGAAQTTLFIIWSSASPEEANQRLNVGKFPDLPEEFKPQHVPGAVSTNQAAPAADRADPSLTRSSTSDKATSTPANASASGNKTPSEGTNRAAPPSSSAATTPSAGQFSLGPIGEQSNSASNAAKGTSSQPAFSQPSGPSPFAGPPPSTRRDGHQPSSGSPKTPAGSSSPGTRLPQRQFKNYVYVYQGSREDVATEAHAQKVDRRGMQYAMEYERQHARTPEDCSGDTGAGYDIFSQAEDGTVRHIELKTTSGPWGERGVTLSRNQLAAARKYGERYWLYVIENLDGDPVLHAIQHPEGQATYYVFNDGWRGNASEEHEFLL